A genomic segment from Arcobacter acticola encodes:
- a CDS encoding heavy metal translocating P-type ATPase: MSKVKCNHCHLEFSKDVMIIEENLNFCCKGCQGVYHLLKDDGLDSFYDKLGNKTIAPPIKLDNDDISKFDSLNFLDNYVSSTKEGFSQIDLIIEGIHCAACVWLNEKILHDTKGIVEANINFTTNKARIVWDNEKLKLSEIILKIRSIGYNAYAYDSSIADLQASKAKRDYSIRMMVAVIASMNIMMLSVAKYTGFFTGISAEVKHMIHIGEFLLSTPVLFYSGWIFYKGAYYGLKNRMLNMDFLVSFGATLTYIYSLFILFGAKGESYFDSVAMIITFVLVGKYLEVIGKKSAVDTLDKIKSSLPLEAVVITKEGKKTLALNSISLGDIVEIKAGEKVPVDGKILIGEGSFDESTLTGESIPVYKKRDDLVYSGTINMDSLIQFEVTKSFKNSTFSSIVALLEDSLNSKPKIQTKAAQISKGFSITILSLSLLTFLVWYFMGIDLGFDYAGTNHFEKSFIVAISVIVIACPCALALATPMASLIGISELAKRGLLFKEAKFIETLAVANTVVFDKTGTLTKGELNVVKANILDDNIHKINLLYSLLDASTHPVSISIKKYLVSKYDLESKNLLSVKNIEAKGMSAIYENFEGKSFELLGGNIELLKQNDINYAFDSNKTVYLFAINKKVIASFELEDEIKDNAKELISFLQNKNIDIIMLTGDNEQVASRIAKQLNISKYFSTQTPVSKAEYIKQLKKENKTVVMVGDGVNDSVALGNADVAVAMGNSAGVSLAVSDIVLLNSTLSSLQEAFVISSKTYKFIKQNLGLSIIYNAVTIPLAMAGYVIPLVAALSMSLSSLMVVLNSLRIKMK; this comes from the coding sequence TTGTCGAAAGTAAAGTGTAATCATTGTCATTTAGAGTTTTCAAAAGATGTTATGATAATAGAAGAAAATTTGAATTTTTGTTGTAAAGGTTGCCAAGGTGTTTATCATTTGTTAAAAGATGATGGCTTGGACTCTTTTTATGATAAGCTTGGAAATAAAACTATAGCACCACCTATAAAGCTTGATAATGATGATATTAGTAAATTTGATTCTTTAAACTTCTTAGACAATTATGTAAGTTCTACAAAAGAGGGTTTCTCCCAAATTGATTTGATAATAGAGGGAATTCATTGTGCCGCTTGTGTTTGGTTAAATGAAAAAATATTACATGATACAAAAGGTATTGTTGAAGCAAATATAAATTTTACTACAAATAAAGCCCGAATAGTTTGGGATAATGAAAAATTAAAACTATCAGAAATCATTTTAAAAATCAGATCAATTGGCTATAATGCTTATGCTTATGATTCAAGTATTGCAGATCTTCAAGCTTCGAAAGCTAAAAGAGATTATTCTATTCGTATGATGGTTGCAGTAATTGCAAGTATGAATATAATGATGTTAAGTGTTGCTAAATATACTGGATTTTTTACAGGAATTTCTGCTGAAGTAAAACATATGATTCATATAGGTGAGTTTCTTCTTTCAACACCTGTTTTATTTTATAGTGGATGGATTTTTTATAAGGGTGCTTATTATGGATTAAAAAACCGTATGTTAAATATGGATTTTTTAGTTTCTTTTGGTGCAACATTAACATATATTTATTCTTTATTTATTCTATTTGGAGCAAAAGGCGAGAGTTACTTTGATTCTGTTGCTATGATTATCACTTTTGTTCTTGTTGGAAAATATTTAGAAGTAATAGGGAAAAAATCAGCTGTTGATACACTTGATAAAATAAAATCAAGCTTACCTTTAGAAGCTGTTGTTATAACAAAAGAGGGTAAAAAAACACTTGCACTAAATAGTATATCTTTAGGTGATATTGTTGAAATAAAAGCAGGTGAGAAAGTACCTGTTGATGGTAAAATTCTTATAGGTGAGGGTTCTTTTGATGAATCAACACTAACCGGTGAATCAATTCCTGTTTATAAAAAAAGAGATGATTTAGTTTATAGTGGAACTATCAATATGGATTCTTTAATTCAATTTGAAGTTACTAAAAGTTTTAAAAATTCTACATTTTCATCTATTGTGGCACTTCTAGAAGATTCATTAAATTCAAAACCAAAAATACAAACAAAAGCTGCTCAAATATCAAAAGGTTTTTCAATTACAATTTTGTCTTTATCTTTACTTACTTTTTTAGTTTGGTATTTTATGGGAATAGATTTAGGTTTTGATTATGCAGGAACTAATCACTTTGAAAAATCATTTATCGTTGCAATTTCTGTAATAGTTATCGCTTGTCCTTGTGCTTTGGCCCTTGCAACTCCAATGGCTAGTTTAATAGGTATCTCAGAACTTGCAAAAAGAGGTTTATTATTTAAAGAAGCGAAGTTTATAGAAACTCTTGCCGTTGCCAATACGGTAGTTTTTGATAAAACAGGAACTTTAACAAAGGGTGAATTAAATGTAGTAAAAGCTAATATTTTAGATGATAATATTCATAAGATAAATCTTTTATATTCACTTTTGGATGCTTCAACTCATCCTGTTAGTATTTCAATTAAAAAATATTTAGTGTCTAAATATGATTTAGAAAGTAAAAATCTTTTAAGTGTAAAAAATATTGAAGCAAAGGGAATGAGTGCAATTTATGAGAATTTTGAAGGTAAATCTTTTGAGTTATTAGGTGGAAATATTGAGCTATTAAAACAAAATGATATTAACTATGCATTTGATTCTAATAAAACAGTATATTTATTTGCAATTAATAAAAAAGTAATAGCAAGTTTTGAGCTTGAAGATGAGATAAAAGATAATGCAAAAGAGTTAATTTCATTTTTACAAAATAAAAATATTGATATTATAATGCTAACAGGAGATAATGAACAAGTTGCTTCAAGAATAGCAAAACAATTAAATATTAGTAAATACTTTTCTACTCAAACACCAGTTTCAAAAGCAGAGTATATTAAACAATTGAAAAAAGAGAATAAAACAGTTGTTATGGTGGGTGATGGAGTAAACGATAGTGTTGCTTTAGGAAATGCAGATGTAGCAGTTGCTATGGGAAATTCAGCTGGAGTTTCACTTGCAGTTTCTGATATAGTTTTATTAAATTCAACACTTAGTTCATTACAAGAAGCTTTTGTTATATCAAGTAAAACATATAAGTTTATAAAACAAAATTTGGGCTTATCGATTATTTATAATGCAGTGACAATACCTTTAGCAATGGCAGGTTATGTTATTCCTTTAGTTGCTGCATTATCAATGAGTTTAAGTTCACTAATGGTTGTATTAAATTCTCTTAGAATAAAAATGAAATAG
- the ccoS gene encoding cbb3-type cytochrome oxidase assembly protein CcoS, which translates to MIDDTLFFMLIVGIIISAGLLLIFVWAAKSGQFDDSNKIVNGLLFDSTEDLNDAINKDKNSKEAKENKIKSEKENSKEEKKVSQKID; encoded by the coding sequence ATGATAGATGATACTTTGTTTTTTATGTTAATTGTTGGAATTATAATTTCAGCAGGATTATTACTGATTTTTGTTTGGGCAGCAAAAAGTGGTCAGTTTGATGACTCTAATAAAATAGTAAATGGATTATTATTTGATAGTACAGAAGATTTAAATGATGCTATTAATAAAGATAAAAATTCAAAAGAAGCAAAAGAAAATAAAATTAAAAGTGAAAAAGAAAATAGCAAAGAAGAGAAAAAAGTTAGTCAAAAAATTGACTAA
- a CDS encoding c-type cytochrome, which yields MKKIVLTAIFAAATAASLSAASIAACASCHGANFDKPALGKSEIVKGWDEAKIIASLNGYKAGTLNNHGMGAVMKGQVVKLSDADIADIAKQIAAIK from the coding sequence ATGAAAAAAATCGTATTAACTGCAATCTTTGCAGCTGCAACTGCAGCATCATTATCAGCTGCTTCAATAGCTGCATGTGCTTCATGTCATGGTGCAAATTTTGATAAACCTGCATTAGGTAAATCAGAAATCGTAAAAGGTTGGGATGAAGCTAAAATCATCGCATCATTAAACGGTTACAAAGCTGGAACTTTAAATAATCACGGTATGGGTGCTGTAATGAAAGGTCAAGTTGTTAAATTATCTGACGCTGACATCGCTGACATTGCAAAACAAATCGCTGCAATTAAATAA
- a CDS encoding ATP-binding cassette domain-containing protein, with product MNKDLVLDIKDLTFFYKKDNPIYNNFSLELKKGELVTIFGKSGSGKTTLFELILGSLKPISGTINKSNISMIFQDPYNSFHPTYTIFEQIKDVIKNNYKKEELDEFLLKLSLDRNLLNKKPHELSGGQLQRCSILRALLMKPDLLLVDEPTSALDNIIAYDVMKLLINLLNNCAILLITHDLQMASWCSDKIIRLEENARK from the coding sequence TTGAATAAAGATTTAGTTTTAGATATAAAAGATTTAACTTTTTTTTATAAAAAAGATAATCCAATTTATAATAATTTTTCATTAGAGTTAAAAAAAGGTGAATTAGTTACGATTTTTGGTAAAAGTGGAAGTGGTAAAACTACACTATTTGAACTAATATTAGGAAGTTTAAAACCTATTAGTGGAACTATAAATAAATCTAATATTAGTATGATTTTCCAAGATCCATATAACTCTTTTCATCCTACATATACTATATTTGAACAAATAAAAGATGTGATTAAAAATAATTATAAAAAAGAAGAATTAGATGAATTTTTATTAAAGTTAAGTTTGGACAGAAATTTACTGAATAAAAAACCACATGAATTAAGTGGAGGTCAATTACAAAGATGCTCAATTTTGCGAGCACTTTTAATGAAACCAGATTTACTTTTAGTGGATGAACCAACATCTGCTTTAGATAATATTATAGCATATGATGTAATGAAATTATTAATAAATCTACTTAATAATTGTGCGATACTATTAATTACCCATGATTTACAAATGGCTTCATGGTGTAGCGATAAAATAATAAGGTTAGAAGAGAATGCAAGAAAATAA
- the hemH gene encoding ferrochelatase, translating into MQENKKALVLLNMGGARNKAELKMFLTNMFNDRNIITVRNPIIRKMIAFFITTTRLNSAWKNYEEIGNESPINKLTEKLVDKCNESIEGFKTYQVMRYTPPFSQDVVKQMMEDKITEIVLLPLYPQYSTTTTKSSVEDFIDYLPYSFGQNIRYVETFYKNDKFNDCIINEIISKTSNAGEYNLIFSAHGLPQKIVDAGDPYQKQMIEHVEILSKKLEEKNVNFKSVNLAYQSKVGPMKWLDPSLDEMLKNFKEQNVIIYPIAFIVDNSETDFELDIEYREIAHEIGIKDYQVCKCVNDSDEFIEAIKDIIK; encoded by the coding sequence ATGCAAGAAAATAAAAAAGCTTTAGTTTTACTAAATATGGGTGGAGCTAGAAATAAAGCTGAATTAAAAATGTTTTTAACAAATATGTTTAACGATAGAAATATAATAACAGTAAGAAATCCAATTATACGAAAAATGATTGCTTTTTTTATTACAACAACTAGATTAAATAGTGCTTGGAAAAACTATGAAGAAATAGGAAATGAATCACCTATTAATAAATTAACTGAAAAATTAGTAGATAAATGTAATGAAAGTATAGAAGGTTTTAAAACTTATCAAGTTATGAGATATACACCTCCATTTTCTCAAGATGTAGTAAAACAAATGATGGAAGATAAGATTACGGAAATTGTTTTACTGCCTTTATATCCACAATATTCTACTACAACAACAAAATCATCAGTTGAAGATTTTATAGATTATTTACCATATTCTTTTGGTCAAAATATTAGATATGTGGAGACATTTTATAAAAATGACAAATTTAATGATTGTATTATTAATGAAATTATTTCAAAAACTTCAAATGCAGGTGAATATAATCTGATTTTCTCAGCACATGGACTTCCTCAAAAAATAGTAGATGCAGGTGATCCATATCAAAAACAAATGATTGAGCATGTGGAAATACTTTCAAAAAAACTAGAAGAAAAAAATGTAAACTTCAAATCAGTAAACTTAGCTTACCAATCAAAAGTAGGACCAATGAAATGGCTTGATCCTTCACTTGATGAGATGCTAAAAAACTTCAAAGAGCAAAATGTAATTATTTATCCAATTGCATTTATTGTTGATAATTCTGAGACAGATTTTGAGCTTGATATTGAGTATAGAGAAATTGCCCACGAAATTGGGATAAAAGATTATCAAGTTTGTAAATGTGTAAATGATAGTGATGAGTTTATAGAGGCTATAAAAGATATTATAAAATAG
- the amrA gene encoding AmmeMemoRadiSam system protein A: MKIENILLEIARTSILNEFTHSFKIDKESLKKKFPILNEIRACFVTINLDGKLRGCIGSLVAHRTLLEEIISNAHNSAFSDLRFSRLTYEEFRKIDIEISILTPAVKLEYTGIEDLKTKIKPFEHGVILEYQNKRATFLPQVWDQIPLFDDFFTQLSKKAGFSKSCLDSHPIICTYTASKIK; this comes from the coding sequence ATGAAAATTGAAAATATTTTATTAGAAATTGCTCGAACTTCTATTTTAAATGAATTTACTCACTCTTTTAAAATTGATAAAGAAAGCTTAAAAAAGAAGTTTCCAATTTTGAATGAAATAAGAGCTTGTTTTGTAACTATAAATTTAGATGGAAAATTAAGAGGATGTATAGGTTCTTTGGTTGCTCATCGAACTTTATTAGAAGAAATTATCTCAAATGCACATAACAGCGCTTTTTCTGATTTAAGATTTTCAAGACTAACTTATGAAGAGTTTAGAAAAATAGATATTGAAATATCTATTTTAACTCCTGCTGTTAAATTAGAATATACAGGAATAGAAGACTTAAAAACTAAAATCAAACCTTTTGAACATGGTGTTATCTTAGAATACCAAAATAAAAGAGCTACATTTTTACCTCAAGTTTGGGATCAAATTCCATTATTTGATGATTTCTTTACACAACTTTCAAAAAAAGCTGGTTTTTCTAAATCTTGTTTAGATTCACACCCTATAATTTGTACTTATACAGCTTCAAAAATTAAATAA
- the amrS gene encoding AmmeMemoRadiSam system radical SAM enzyme — protein MQFYKKDKDRLVCLLCSYYCKLKENQIGICGVNKNTGDKIECLVYGHISALNIDPIEKKPLYHFLPKSRSLSLGTVGCNFKCSFCQNHGISQEKNIDNSKYHSPIDVVNMALKYKCESISYTYNEPTIFYPYAKDIAIEAKKHGIKSVYVSNGFESSEVIDDMKGLIDAVNIDLKCFSQSYYKSNLGGNLNQVLQNLKHFKKNDIWLEITTLLVPGKNDSKDELEKIAKFIKEELDEFTPWHISSFHPDYKDMHIPHTSIDSLQMAYKIGKEAGLKYVYIGNTSLQNDTICPNCNHTVLKRNRFEVIENNIKNGKCPKCNYKIQGVYPKMKTIRKTGFAGSFYPDNKEEILKYIEEFNRQSTINGTFNTRAIIVPHAGYVYSGLTANLAYFIAKDKKPKRVVVIGPCHSMYYEGASIALYDEYETPLGNITIDKNYSNHLKDKYEFLSFEDNMHLEHSTETQAPFIKHYFPDASIVEIIYGKMSYEGLSLLIDEVLEDEDNLLVISTDLSHFYTQEKANELDNICLNAIAKKDLALFDKGCEACGKLGVKAVIKSAIKKGFDTKVLHYCTSYNKTKDASRVVGYASALIGN, from the coding sequence ATGCAGTTTTATAAAAAAGACAAAGATAGATTAGTTTGTCTTTTGTGTTCTTATTATTGTAAGTTAAAAGAGAATCAAATAGGGATTTGTGGGGTAAATAAAAACACAGGTGATAAAATAGAGTGTTTAGTTTATGGACATATAAGTGCACTGAATATTGATCCAATTGAAAAAAAACCTTTATATCATTTTTTACCAAAATCAAGGTCTCTGTCTTTAGGAACAGTTGGTTGTAATTTTAAGTGTTCATTTTGTCAAAATCATGGAATATCACAAGAAAAAAATATAGATAACTCAAAATATCATAGTCCTATAGATGTTGTAAATATGGCTTTAAAATACAAATGTGAATCAATTTCTTATACATATAATGAGCCAACAATTTTTTATCCATATGCTAAAGATATAGCAATTGAAGCAAAAAAACATGGAATAAAAAGTGTTTATGTAAGTAATGGTTTTGAAAGTAGTGAAGTAATTGATGATATGAAAGGTTTGATAGATGCTGTTAATATTGATTTAAAATGCTTTAGTCAAAGTTATTATAAATCAAATCTTGGTGGAAATTTAAATCAAGTTTTGCAAAATCTAAAGCATTTTAAGAAAAATGATATTTGGTTAGAAATCACAACTTTATTGGTTCCTGGAAAAAATGATTCAAAAGATGAGCTTGAAAAAATCGCAAAATTTATAAAAGAAGAACTTGATGAGTTTACTCCTTGGCATATTTCATCATTTCATCCAGATTATAAAGATATGCATATTCCTCACACTTCAATTGATTCTTTACAAATGGCTTATAAAATAGGAAAAGAAGCTGGATTAAAATATGTATATATTGGAAATACCTCTTTACAAAATGATACCATATGTCCAAATTGTAATCATACAGTACTAAAAAGAAATAGATTTGAAGTTATTGAAAATAATATAAAAAATGGCAAGTGCCCAAAATGTAATTATAAAATACAAGGAGTGTATCCTAAAATGAAAACTATAAGAAAAACTGGTTTTGCAGGCTCTTTTTACCCTGATAATAAAGAAGAGATTTTAAAATATATTGAAGAGTTCAATAGACAATCTACAATAAATGGAACATTTAATACAAGAGCTATTATTGTTCCCCATGCGGGATATGTTTATAGTGGACTAACAGCAAATTTAGCATACTTTATTGCAAAAGACAAAAAGCCAAAAAGAGTAGTTGTTATAGGTCCATGTCATAGTATGTATTATGAAGGAGCAAGTATTGCTTTATATGATGAGTATGAAACACCTTTAGGAAATATAACTATTGATAAAAACTATTCAAATCATTTAAAAGATAAGTATGAATTTTTAAGTTTTGAAGATAATATGCACTTAGAACACTCAACTGAAACCCAAGCACCTTTTATAAAACATTATTTCCCTGATGCATCAATTGTCGAAATCATATATGGAAAGATGTCTTATGAAGGATTATCACTTTTAATAGATGAGGTTTTAGAAGATGAAGATAACTTATTAGTTATATCAACTGATTTAAGTCATTTTTATACCCAAGAAAAAGCAAATGAATTAGATAATATTTGTTTAAATGCTATTGCAAAAAAAGACTTAGCACTTTTTGATAAAGGCTGTGAAGCTTGCGGAAAATTAGGTGTGAAAGCTGTGATTAAATCAGCTATTAAAAAAGGTTTTGATACAAAAGTTTTACATTATTGTACAAGTTATAATAAAACAAAAGATGCATCCAGAGTAGTTGGTTATGCTTCTGCTTTAATAGGAAATTAA
- a CDS encoding ElyC/SanA/YdcF family protein: MFIFKKIVSAFLLPIPIGLFLLLISFLYLIFNSYKKAKIFLALTFLWFFLFSFQPFANALLSPLENTYKDLLKTPKVEYILVLGSEHRSDDDLSITSQVKGIAINRLVEGIRHYKNLENVKLIVSGYGGFDKNSHAFMQERLAISLGVNPSDIIRLDSPKDTKEEAVETKKILADKPFILVTSAFHMKRSALLFQKEGLNIIPSPTSHLAYEATSLSSYFEAFNIRKCEMAIHEYLGLMYSWLRNEI, encoded by the coding sequence ATGTTTATATTTAAAAAAATTGTTTCAGCTTTTTTATTGCCAATTCCAATTGGTCTTTTTTTACTACTAATTTCTTTTTTATATTTGATATTTAATTCATATAAAAAAGCAAAGATTTTTTTAGCTTTAACTTTTTTATGGTTTTTCTTATTTTCATTTCAACCATTTGCAAACGCACTTTTATCTCCCCTTGAAAATACCTATAAGGACTTATTAAAAACACCAAAAGTTGAGTATATATTAGTTTTAGGTAGTGAACATAGAAGTGATGATGATTTGAGTATAACTTCCCAAGTAAAAGGAATTGCAATTAATCGTTTGGTTGAAGGTATACGGCATTATAAAAATCTTGAAAATGTAAAATTAATAGTTTCAGGATATGGTGGCTTTGATAAAAATTCACATGCTTTTATGCAAGAAAGATTAGCTATTTCTCTAGGTGTAAATCCTTCTGATATCATAAGATTAGATTCTCCAAAAGATACCAAAGAAGAAGCTGTTGAAACAAAAAAAATATTAGCTGATAAACCTTTTATTCTAGTAACATCGGCTTTTCATATGAAACGTTCAGCTTTATTGTTTCAAAAAGAAGGCTTAAATATAATTCCAAGTCCAACAAGCCACTTAGCATATGAGGCTACTTCTTTATCTTCCTATTTTGAAGCTTTTAATATACGAAAATGTGAAATGGCTATTCATGAATATTTAGGATTAATGTATTCATGGCTTAGAAATGAAATTTGA
- a CDS encoding metal ABC transporter ATP-binding protein — protein MELINISNLFYKYHKTDVLENINLSIKDDDFLAIIGPNGGGKSTLLKLILGLLTPINGKIDKKIKNSLIGYVPQNTNLNIDFPITALEIVLMGHIVSKKRIFGYSKEDIACAMESLKKVSMEKFANSKIGDLSGGQRQRVFIARALCSNPKIMLLDEPTASIDVKGQREIYELLKELNKFICIVVVSHDISVLLNYAKNVAHINKNLVYHSLENIQKNLNTQNEHLCEVELLSALGKTQACCNHEH, from the coding sequence GTGGAATTAATAAATATTAGTAATTTATTTTACAAATATCATAAAACAGATGTCTTAGAAAATATAAACTTATCAATAAAAGATGATGATTTTTTAGCAATCATTGGTCCTAATGGTGGAGGAAAATCAACACTTCTTAAACTAATTTTAGGATTATTAACTCCAATTAATGGAAAAATTGATAAAAAAATAAAAAATTCTTTAATAGGTTATGTACCTCAAAATACAAATTTAAATATAGATTTTCCAATAACAGCATTAGAAATAGTTTTAATGGGACATATTGTTTCAAAAAAAAGAATATTTGGTTATTCAAAAGAAGATATAGCATGTGCTATGGAATCATTAAAAAAAGTTAGTATGGAAAAGTTTGCAAACTCTAAAATAGGTGATTTAAGTGGAGGACAAAGACAAAGGGTTTTTATAGCAAGGGCCCTTTGTTCAAATCCTAAAATCATGCTTTTAGATGAGCCAACTGCAAGTATTGATGTAAAAGGTCAAAGAGAAATCTACGAGCTATTAAAAGAATTAAATAAATTTATATGTATAGTTGTTGTTAGCCATGATATTTCAGTTTTATTAAACTATGCAAAAAATGTTGCACATATAAATAAAAACTTAGTTTACCACTCTTTAGAAAATATACAAAAAAATTTAAATACACAAAATGAGCATTTATGCGAAGTTGAACTTTTATCAGCTTTGGGAAAAACTCAAGCTTGTTGTAATCATGAACATTAA
- a CDS encoding metal ABC transporter permease, giving the protein MLEVLQYDFIQNALIAGVLISIAAGIIGSLVVVNKITFLTGGIAHSSYGGIGLAIYLGLPVLFGATVFAVLTAVIIAIITLNNRNRIDAIIGMMWASGMAIGIIFVDLTPGYNVDLMSYLFGSIIAVSNDDLIYMTALDIFIVSTVVFFYKQILAVSYDSEFATLRGINVKFFYTLILILAALCVVAAIKAVGLILVIALLTIPTYLAESFASRLSTMMVISSILATIFTILGLVVSYIYDISSGASIIMVAVVILAFVKLIKFKR; this is encoded by the coding sequence ATGTTAGAAGTATTACAATACGATTTTATACAAAATGCTTTAATAGCAGGAGTTCTAATCTCAATCGCAGCAGGAATAATTGGAAGTTTGGTTGTTGTTAATAAAATCACTTTCTTAACAGGTGGAATAGCACATAGCTCTTATGGTGGAATAGGACTTGCTATTTATTTAGGACTTCCAGTACTTTTTGGAGCTACTGTTTTTGCTGTATTAACAGCTGTTATAATTGCAATTATAACTTTAAATAATAGAAATAGAATAGATGCAATTATTGGAATGATGTGGGCTAGTGGTATGGCTATTGGTATTATATTTGTGGATTTAACACCTGGATATAATGTGGATTTGATGTCATATTTATTTGGTTCTATTATTGCTGTATCAAATGATGATTTAATATATATGACTGCCTTAGATATCTTCATAGTTTCTACAGTTGTATTTTTTTATAAACAAATATTAGCAGTTTCATATGATAGTGAGTTTGCAACATTGCGTGGAATAAATGTAAAATTCTTTTATACTTTGATTTTAATCCTAGCTGCTCTTTGCGTAGTTGCAGCAATAAAAGCAGTAGGACTAATACTAGTAATCGCACTTTTAACGATACCCACATATCTAGCTGAAAGTTTTGCTTCAAGATTATCAACAATGATGGTTATTAGCTCAATTTTAGCTACGATTTTTACAATATTAGGATTAGTAGTTTCATATATTTATGATATTAGTTCAGGTGCAAGCATTATTATGGTTGCAGTTGTGATTTTAGCTTTTGTAAAATTGATTAAATTTAAAAGATAA
- a CDS encoding type II toxin-antitoxin system PemK/MazF family toxin → MNINQGEIWMVNFEPSVGNEIQKFRPAIVVNDDRIGRFGIKIVVPITQWKEHYIDYPWIIKIIPDDINGLSKDSSIECFQIKSFAVDRFDKKIGEIDKLLLLQVHKTIAKTLNPTYKIN, encoded by the coding sequence TTGAATATTAATCAAGGCGAAATATGGATGGTGAATTTTGAACCAAGTGTTGGGAACGAAATCCAAAAATTTAGACCTGCAATTGTGGTAAATGATGATAGAATAGGCAGGTTTGGAATTAAAATAGTTGTTCCAATTACCCAATGGAAAGAACACTATATTGATTATCCATGGATTATAAAAATTATTCCTGATGATATAAATGGATTAAGTAAAGATTCATCAATAGAATGTTTTCAGATAAAAAGTTTTGCAGTAGATAGATTTGATAAGAAAATTGGAGAGATTGATAAATTATTATTACTTCAAGTTCATAAAACTATTGCTAAAACTTTGAATCCAACATATAAAATAAATTAA
- a CDS encoding CvfB family protein, with the protein MNEKQINEHIYVGELNTLAVNRVSEPGIYLISDDQTEVLLPNAYVTKSMEIGSFLDVFIYTDSEDRLVATTLKPYVYLYEFAALEVVDNMKFGSFVDIGLPKHILVPKNKQKSSSFNIGDRKVLQLQLDDKTDRLIASEKFDLLKEIKNLEKNDEVEIILYSKTPLGYKVIVNNSYDGIIFHSEIFENIKIGDKKRAYVKNIRDDNKLDISLQKIGQKVSGDKVYDVLIQNGGKLPFTYKSEADDINARFGISKKAFKASLTKLLAEDKIVLEENSIRVK; encoded by the coding sequence ATGAATGAAAAACAAATAAACGAACACATCTATGTGGGAGAGCTAAATACCCTTGCTGTAAATCGAGTGAGTGAACCTGGAATCTATCTAATAAGTGATGACCAAACAGAAGTGTTGCTTCCAAATGCATATGTTACAAAATCTATGGAAATAGGAAGTTTTCTTGATGTATTTATATATACAGATAGTGAAGATAGACTAGTTGCAACTACACTTAAACCTTATGTTTATTTATATGAGTTTGCAGCTTTAGAGGTTGTTGATAATATGAAGTTTGGGTCTTTTGTAGATATTGGATTACCTAAACATATATTAGTTCCTAAAAATAAACAAAAAAGTAGTTCTTTTAATATAGGTGATAGAAAGGTATTACAACTTCAACTTGATGATAAAACAGATAGATTAATTGCTTCTGAGAAATTTGATTTATTAAAAGAGATTAAAAATTTAGAAAAAAATGATGAGGTTGAAATTATCTTATATTCAAAAACACCCCTTGGATATAAAGTAATTGTAAATAATTCTTATGATGGAATTATTTTTCATTCAGAAATTTTTGAAAATATAAAAATAGGTGACAAAAAAAGAGCCTATGTAAAAAATATTAGAGATGATAATAAACTTGATATCTCTTTACAAAAAATAGGGCAAAAAGTTTCAGGTGATAAAGTCTATGATGTATTAATACAAAATGGTGGAAAATTGCCTTTCACATATAAAAGTGAAGCAGATGATATAAATGCTAGGTTTGGTATTAGTAAAAAAGCTTTTAAAGCATCATTGACAAAACTTTTAGCTGAAGATAAAATTGTGCTAGAAGAAAATTCAATTAGAGTTAAATAG